In Desulfurococcaceae archaeon MEX13E-LK6-19, the genomic window TTCAGAATACGTGTTCGTGAGATTAATATCAAGAGTATATGTGTCATTATGAAATAACCAAGTTACATAAACGGATCTACTTATCTCAGCCTGCTTAATAAGCATATTAATTCTCTCTTCTTGAACCTTAGTGTAAGCTTCAAGCATAGTCATACCTATGGTGACAATAATTAATGACATAGATATAATCGTTAGAAACAATATTGCACCAACAACAGTCGATATACCTTTCCTTTTCTTTTTCATTCCTCGCCTCAAATAACATTCCCCTTGGTATATATTATTATTTAAAGTAGATATTAAGGTTAAATTGTATACATGGTATATTGTTAGGACTTCAACAACTTAACAGTTAAAAGTAAATTCATTATCATTGGTTTTACTTAATTTAGTGTCTTTTTATCTTATTCCTTACTGTTAACTAGTTAACTAGAACACTTAATGTAGAAACAGTAGCAAGGTGTTAATGCATATTAGGTTAGATAACATCCCCCCAGGCTTCTGCCTCGCCTGCCCCATAAGCAATTATGACATTGATACGTGTATAAGGAGACAATTCTATAGGGCTTCTCACCATTATTTCAACCATGTTATTAGCATTACACACTAAGTATCCGTCTTCAACCCAACAATCCCCCTTTATGACAGTATAGTTTTCTGCAACTGTGTAGTTGATCAAGATACCGTATATTCTTACAGGGTATTCTCCTGTAGCAAATACTATTGATACATTGTTTGTCGTAGAATTCCCTAGTACATAAAGTATATTTATTGTCTGCTTGAGCAACGTCTCGGCCGTAATTATTTCTTCTTGAACTCTAGACCTATAGGCTTCAATATTTCTATAAACATATAATACGACAAGTGTGCTTGTAGAAATAACAATTATCACCAACAGTAAAGATGATACAATTTCACTTATCGCTTTTGCTTTCCTAGTATTCTTAACCAATACTATTCTACCTCATAGAAGAATCTTGACTTCATCTTCTAGCTATTCCTATTTATCAGCTTAAAGTTTTCGTGCTTTGTAAACCTAGCTTCCAATAAAACATTATATTCATGGAGTATTCATGGGAACCATATGCTCGAAAAATGCTCCTATAGAACCCATGTATCATGAGTTTATGTACATTGAGCTATTTATACTTGTAAATCTATAAATATATCTTGGTTTTATAAAAACATATAATCCCAGGTAATTTTATGTTATACAAGGTATGTTTTCCTGGAGTAGATGGATATGGAGACACTTGAACAAAAAGAAAAACTAAGTAAAAGATTCTTGTTCGGAGTAGAGGGGCTTGACAAGTATTACTCGTACGCGTTAGTCCCTGGTACAAGCATACTCGTTGCCGGCCATCCAGGTGCAGGTAAAACAACTTTCGCTTCAATGTTATGTTATTCAAACGCCATAAATGGCCATCCATGCCTCTTCATATCTTTCGGTGAACATAAAGAAAAATTCATTAGACACATGAAGAACTTTAACATGAATTTCGAGGAACTCGAGAAAAAAGGTCTATTCCGCTATGTCAGGTTCCCACTAATAACATCCCGCTCAGCTTTAGATAGCTTTGTAGGAGATCTAATGAATCTTGTCGCCAAGTATAAAGCAAATGTAGTAGTAATTGATGGAATAACCCCTATGATACAGATATTCGAAGAACCTAAGGCAAGATCATTCCTGCAATCAGTACTTTATGACGTGCCGCACTTGATTAATGGCTTACTGGTGCTAATAGCTGATCTGCCGTTCGGTGAAGAGAAAATAGGGTTCGGGGGCATAGACTTCGTAGTAGACATAGTAATCATAATGAAGCATAGGATCGCACATGGTCTCCTTGTGAGAACTATGGAGTTAAGAAAGTTCCGTGGCGCACCAATAACAATAGCTGAAATACCATTCAGGATCATACCCGGCAAGGGAATAAGAGTATTCATGCCACCCACACTAGAGGAAGTAAGTACAACCCTTAAGAAAATGAAGATCAAATATTATAAGATGGGCATCAAAGAAATAGATAACGTCATGGGTAAAATCAGCTCGAACTCAGTAATTCTATTAGAGAAACCCTCCATGCTAAAATATGACGAACTATCATTTGCGCTATTTTCACACTTCATCCTAAAGAATAAGATCAAGACTCTTGTAATAAGTTATGCCTCTACAATGCAGGTATTCAAAGAAATCTTTTGGCTAACCCTAAGCGACTATGGTCTCGAAGAAGAGGAACTAAATAAGCTATACAATGCACTCGAAGAATTAGTTGAATTTAGCTTTATAAATCCTGCCCGTTATTCTCTCGAAGAGTTATACAGTATCGAAATAGAATTAGTTAACACATCTAGTCCGCAGCTAGTAATATACGTTGATTCAGATGTGCTCCTCTCACTACACGGTGAAAGAGAACAGATAGCATCATCATTAATATACAACCAACTCCTATACAACAAGTTAAACAATGTATTAACATTATGGACAATGACTGCAGCAGAAACATCCGCATTCAGAGTAAAAGAGGCGCTCGCTGACTACCTAATAAAAACCTCGTGCCGTGATCCATTATGTGCAAAGAAACAAGTAACCATAAGGGGATTACACGGTAAAACCGTTGTATTCACTGAAGAAGAACTAAAAAGATACCTAGCCCAGGCTTTACGCGAAGACGCCAAGAAACTGTAATTACACCTTCATTCCTCAAGAATTTTCAATATCAGGAAACCAACAAATTATATCAAGAGCATACTACACAGAATCTCGACTCTATACTAAAATATGTTAATAGTTAGTGAGTCATGTTAGCTTGCTTTCTCGGATGAATAAAGACTAAGGATCTTAAGTACAACTTCCTTGTCTTCACCATTCTTTATTTTCTGTAAAAGCTCGTGCTCCGTTACCTTGTACCCTAATAACCTCACTAGGGGTCTTAGGAATACTTCGAAAAACGCCATTTCAGCACTTGCTTCATCACCATAATATTCTTTCAGCGCATTGTAGAGTTTCGATGGGTTATCGAATAGTAAATCGATTGCCCTTACACCATACTTTGCACGTATGATAGCATCTATGAGCCTCAAATATCCAGGTAGTAGTTGTGCTATTAGTACACTGAAATCATTCTTCAGCATTATTAGCGTCCTCCGTTTCCCTTTGTCCATAAAAAACCCTCTGCAACATCTAGATGCCAAACTATCATACTTGTCACCCAATATTTTACTAGTCTATGAATTGTATTAGGGGTTGCTTGGTTTACAAGGTAATACTAAAGGGCAGATAGATTTATATAGTAAGTAGAATCTCCCACCCCTTGACATGCTTAAAAGAGTTGTGGTGGGCCCGCGGGGATTTGAACCCCGGACCTCCGCCGCGTAAGGGCGGCGTCCTAACCGGGCTAGACGACGGGCCCTTGCGAACCCGTGTTACGACCTCGGAGTCTCTATTGTCTTATTGTGCAAGTATCAGGTCTTATAAGTCTTTAGCTACTTTACATTATTAGCTATTTTTGCCGATTCAGTCCCACTACATCCATATAACCCTATATTTTATTCGGTTAAATCTATGTAGGTGGGTAAGGTAGGGAAAGTATTTAAAGTTAAATGTAGTATTTATGAGGTTGAATACATAAAATATAATGCATAACAGACTGATATTCGTTCCATACTATACATGGTGTTGCCCATGACACTGAATATTGGTATAGAACTCACTAAAAAGGCGGGAGAAATTGCTTTTACTCTCCCGGCCGTTCGCGAGGGTGAAGAGCTTGTCAATATGACGCAGAGCGTGTGCCCCTATTGCTACAGGGTTCTGCCGGCTATTATAATTGAGCGTGAAGGCAAACTCTACATTAGGAGGGTGTGCCCCGAACACGGCGAAATAGAGGAATTATATTATGGCGATGTCGCTTTATACAAGAAGTTCATTAAATGGGATCCTGAGGGTCGTGGAGCAAGACATGTTTATACTCCCTTAAAAAATGTTTGTCCATTCAGTTGCGGTTTATGTCCTCTCCATAAAAACCATACAGCTCTTGTAAACATAGTACTTACAAACAGATGTGATCTGAGCTGCTGGTATTGTTTCTTTTACGCTGAAGCCGCTGGTTTTGTCTATGAGCCTTCACTCGAACAAATAGTAGAAATGATTAGAGCCGTTAAGAAACAGGGCGTCACAATAGCCGTTCAATTAACAGGGGGCGAGCCAACACTTAGAGATGATCTAGTAGACATCGTTAGAGCCCTCAAGGCTGAAGGTGTTAGACACATACAATTAAATACAAATGGTATTAAGTTCTCGGCTCTATACTGGGAGAATCCAAGTGAAGCAATAGAGTACACCCGTAGTCTAAGGAAAGCAGGAGTAAATACTGTCTACTTAAGTTTCGATGGTGTTACACCTATAACGAACTGGAAGAACCACTGGGAGATCCCGTATATCCTCGAAGTATTTAGAAAATCTGGTATGACAAGCACGGTCCTGGTCCCAACAGTTATACGTGGTATAAACGATCATGAGTTAGGTCTTATAATAAGATTTGCGGCAAAACACATAGATGTTATAAGAGGAGTAAACTTCCAGCCAATATCATTAACGGGTATGATGAAGAAACGTGAGAGAGCAAAGTATAGGATAACTATACCTGATGCATTAAAGAAAATTGAAGAAGGCACCGACGGCGAGATAACCAAGGAAGACTGGTTCCCAGTACCCGTAAGCGCCATCTTCTCGAGGTTTATTGAAGGATTTAGTGGTGAATTCAAATTCGAGATGGACAACCATCCTGTCTGTGGAGCAGCGACTTATGTCTACGTCGATAAATCCAAGCCGATACCCCGTCTCATCCCGATAACCCGGTTTGTCGACGTAGAGGGCCTACTAGAGTACCTTAAGGAGAAATGGGAAGACCTTGTATCAGGATCTAGTAGAATTGTTGTTGGATTGAAGCTACTGTACTCCATAAGGAAGTTTATCGACTCCTCTAAAGCGCCTAAAGAGTTCGATCTATTCAAGATCCTCCTGAACATCATTATTAAACGCAACTATGAAGCACTAGCAGAGCTACACTACAAGATGCTATTCCTGGGAATGATGCACTTCATGGATCTCTATAACTACGATATACAGCGTGTAATGAGGTGTAATATACATTATGCTGTACCAGATGGCAGACTAATCCCGTTCTGTGCATTCAATATATTCGACGACATATACCGTGATGCAATCCACAAGAAGTATGGTGTACCCTTGAAGGAGTGGGCTAGAAAGCACGGCTACCCCGAGGATGTTGTTACAAAGAAGTATGTCCGGGACAGGAAGAAGCTGGAATCAACAGAACTCTACAAGACTACCTATGAAGGAATACTGGAGCAAGCACTGAAGAAGTAGAAAGAAAACTAAGTTTTAAACCCCTTACACTAAATACACTAAAACACGAAGTAGCCGGGTCGTCTAGCGGCCAAGGATGCGGGGCTCTGGCCCGGGCCCCACCGGGGAGAACCCCCGTGACCGGGGTTCGAATCCCCGCCCGGCTACCATATTACTTTTTACAAATCATTCTCGGACATAACACCCAAAACCCATAATTTTATAATCCCTACATACATAATGCATTATCTACTGGAGAACAGTCTTAGGAGCCGCCGTAGCTCAGCCGGTAGAGCGCCGGCCTTGTACGGGCCTATAGCCCCGAGGTCGCCCCGAGAAAGCCGGTGGTCGCGGGTTCAAATCCCGCCGGCGGCTCCATTTTCCATCAGTTTTCTTAAGTAATCCTAAACAATATCCTATTCTGGGCGTAATCTATGAAGACAGTATTTATTGACCTAGATGGCACTCTCTGGGACCACGAAGATGTCTCCTCTATGACTCCTCCTTTTCGGAGGGTCGACAACAATTGTATTGTGGATTCCTTTGGAGAAAAACTATGTCTATACGACAATGTAAGATTGTTCCTTGAGAAACTAGACACATTAGGTCTTGTCGTATGTGTGTTAAGCTGGAATAGATATAGTGTTGCGAGAGAAGCCTTAGAAACGCTTGGTATCCTAAAGTATTTTGATTACTTGTTTATAGAAGACATGCCCTTTAAGGAACTTGTTCTAGAAAAAGCTCTAAGAATTATATCCCACTACTTCAAAACAAGGTTTTCTCCTAGAGACATCATATACATTGATGACCGTGATATCCATGTTAATGAAGTAAAGAAGGTTATTGGAAATATACATTTCATACATATGTGGTATGATGTTAAAGATTTTATTGAGCTGAGTAACTTCATACAATGTCTCTTATAGATCGAGATTACCGAACATACATTAAGTTAATTAGTTCTCCCAGGCAATATAATGTCTAACAGGAGACATAATATTGACTAGACTTGCAGTAGTTTTGGCAGGCGGTAAAGGAACACGGCTACGCCCTTTAACCTACTCTAAACCAAAACCACTCATACCCATAGCAGGGAAGCCTGTAATCGACTACATAATAGAGTGGCTCCGAAGAAATGGTTTCAATAAGTTTATAGTTGTAGCCAAGTATTTGGGTGAACAAATAGTCGAGTACTATAAGAAAACTAATCCCGGAGATATAGAAGTTGCTCTTGTTGACTCGAGAGATACAGCTGATGCTATAAGGCTTATAGGAGATAAATTAACAGATATAGATCATTTTCTAGTATCAATGGGTGATGTAGTATGCAACGCCAATTTTAAGGCATTCTACGAATTCCACATAGAAAAAGACGGTATTGCGTCAATAGCTTTGAAGGAAGTTGACAATCCACTACACTACGGTATGGTGGTTATTGATCAAAATGGTTTAATCAAATTATTCGTCGAAAAACCCGTCTCCATGGAAATCTACATATTAACAATGGCTTACAACAGGATCTTTAAAGGCATACAGTACGCTAATTTAGTGAATACAGGCTTCTACATGGTTAACAACGATGTACTACAAATACTTAGAAATAATCCCTCGTTAATGGACTGGGGTAAACATGTATTCCCGTACCTTATAGAGAATAAATATAGGGTTTACGGATGGATTATGCATCCCAATACATACTGGGAGGACCTTGGGCGAATACATAATTACAAGAAAACTGTATGGGATATTCTTTCATGTAACATCCACGGCATTAGGGTAGGAAACATAGAGT contains:
- a CDS encoding radical SAM protein, with the protein product MTLNIGIELTKKAGEIAFTLPAVREGEELVNMTQSVCPYCYRVLPAIIIEREGKLYIRRVCPEHGEIEELYYGDVALYKKFIKWDPEGRGARHVYTPLKNVCPFSCGLCPLHKNHTALVNIVLTNRCDLSCWYCFFYAEAAGFVYEPSLEQIVEMIRAVKKQGVTIAVQLTGGEPTLRDDLVDIVRALKAEGVRHIQLNTNGIKFSALYWENPSEAIEYTRSLRKAGVNTVYLSFDGVTPITNWKNHWEIPYILEVFRKSGMTSTVLVPTVIRGINDHELGLIIRFAAKHIDVIRGVNFQPISLTGMMKKRERAKYRITIPDALKKIEEGTDGEITKEDWFPVPVSAIFSRFIEGFSGEFKFEMDNHPVCGAATYVYVDKSKPIPRLIPITRFVDVEGLLEYLKEKWEDLVSGSSRIVVGLKLLYSIRKFIDSSKAPKEFDLFKILLNIIIKRNYEALAELHYKMLFLGMMHFMDLYNYDIQRVMRCNIHYAVPDGRLIPFCAFNIFDDIYRDAIHKKYGVPLKEWARKHGYPEDVVTKKYVRDRKKLESTELYKTTYEGILEQALKK
- a CDS encoding DUF3227 domain-containing protein; translation: MDKGKRRTLIMLKNDFSVLIAQLLPGYLRLIDAIIRAKYGVRAIDLLFDNPSKLYNALKEYYGDEASAEMAFFEVFLRPLVRLLGYKVTEHELLQKIKNGEDKEVVLKILSLYSSEKAS
- a CDS encoding magnesium-dependent phosphatase-1; translation: MKTVFIDLDGTLWDHEDVSSMTPPFRRVDNNCIVDSFGEKLCLYDNVRLFLEKLDTLGLVVCVLSWNRYSVAREALETLGILKYFDYLFIEDMPFKELVLEKALRIISHYFKTRFSPRDIIYIDDRDIHVNEVKKVIGNIHFIHMWYDVKDFIELSNFIQCLL
- a CDS encoding NDP-sugar synthase gives rise to the protein MTRLAVVLAGGKGTRLRPLTYSKPKPLIPIAGKPVIDYIIEWLRRNGFNKFIVVAKYLGEQIVEYYKKTNPGDIEVALVDSRDTADAIRLIGDKLTDIDHFLVSMGDVVCNANFKAFYEFHIEKDGIASIALKEVDNPLHYGMVVIDQNGLIKLFVEKPVSMEIYILTMAYNRIFKGIQYANLVNTGFYMVNNDVLQILRNNPSLMDWGKHVFPYLIENKYRVYGWIMHPNTYWEDLGRIHNYKKTVWDILSCNIHGIRVGNIECHEEEKIEIIRTSDIRGKIIPPVYIGRDVVIEEDCIIGPYVSIEDDTTIKRGSRISYSVLWERVVVGENTRIHDSVITNDVTIGNGSKIFSSTIGPWTNIPPQTTLQEETYYRPSG